The Pungitius pungitius chromosome 14, fPunPun2.1, whole genome shotgun sequence genome contains the following window.
CTGTACGGCGTACTGGGAAGAAATTTCTTACCGGTACGGCGTACTTTCACCACCGGACCTTGTTGATCCCAAGACGACAGGATTTCCGAATATAAAATTATTGAAAAAAGTATTAACACTGTTACTTTCATTGATCTATATTTTTATCTATACAATATGAGATATCATTCAAAGAAATCATTCACACTACCTTTTTCTTAGTGAGGACATAGAATTTTGTTCTTGGATAAACTAAACTATTTGTCTTGAAGATATTTAATGAACTGCAACAGTTAtgtattaaattaatttttttgtctcttttatgTGTGGGGAATTGAAGGCAAAGGTTTTGGGTTTAGGTTTTACCACccgcaagtgccttgtaggtgaggattAGAGCCAGTGCAAAGAAGCTAATACAGAAGTAATATGATACCCCATTTAGTTTGCTTCATCTGAGACACATCCAGGTCAAAGAAAACTCCAAGATTATTTACAGTGCTGCTgcataccagagcaattccatccagagaAGCTATATCCACAGGCAGCGGAGTTCGACGGCGCTCTGGGCCAAGATGAtctcttttttgtttgattttagcATCAGAAAATTGCTAGTCGTCCTTTACAATTAAAAACCATATGACATTCTATATCCCACGACCCTCACATTGGAGCTGCGATACGATTGTGTGGaaatattcaattaattttattttgtatagcgtaaattttcctcagagggctttacagtctgtacacacgCATCAGCCTCGATCCTGAAACCTTCACATCGGCACTGGAAAAACTCGAAAAAGTGCAATCCCTTCATGGGGAAAAAGGGgtgaaaccttagggagaaaaCAGACAAGGGATCCCTTTCCCGTTCCAACACTTTATTTATCGTCGATTTCAAATATCCAACTTCCAACCCCCTTACTTCCATGCTGTGAAGCTTTGTGACTTCCTCCACCCTCCattcagcaaaacaaaatataatagttttcccctcttttctgACTCCCAAAACATTAAATTGTCTGATTTACAGAACCCTTTCAGTCAATTCACATTAATACAGCTATTAGTATATAACATGTGCAGGACTTTGTACACATACCCATCAGatttttcctttgtgatggGGTCTTCTCTCCTGAAAGTTCTTTGTTCCGACTCCATTATATGGTGAGATGATGTCACCTAGTGAATAAGAGGAAGTAATGCAGCCACAGCTGACAGGCTAACTTTAGCCTACAGCTTTTCTAACTGACACGTAGCTTCTGAGTGAGTATGGGAGCTGCCGTGGGGCTACTCCGATCCAATAGGCTCTGACGATTACGATGGGTTGAACAACCATGGCCTGAGATCTCACCAAATTCAGGTTTTCTCTCTCTAGATTTGTTCTGCGTCACTCTATCAAAGTAAAACTCTCCACAAAATCTGTCCACACACTGgctatgtgtgttttgttttaaacagagATGAATACACTGTAGAGTTTTCTTTCAGGCCGATCTCAAAATAAAGCTTGTGGCATCTTTATTTCATTACAAGTAACATATACAAATGTTCCATGCTGATATTTACACATAAGAACACACCCAGTTgttccagttaaaaaaaagtagatcCAGAGGTATGGCCATTTTTATGATGGGTATGTCATTTCCAGAGGCCAAAAAGCAGGATAATGTCGAACAGGTTTGAAAAACTCAGCGCCTACACAGGCCtctgtattttttcttcttctctgcataAGATTGATATTTCTATACATGGAAAAGAAGTCAAATGTCTTCTAAAAAGTATTTCTTGTtctatgaatacatgaatacaaactattgttttgtgcgtgtgtgtgtattcataaaCATTTCACTCTCTGCGTTCCTACGACAGTTTTACCTTGCTGAGTCTCTGTGGATGATTAATTCAGAAATGTGTGATGAATTAGATGCTGTGGGAATTAGATGCTTCGACAAAACCCCATCAATAAACCAGCAAAGATACCTTTCTCCGCCTTTTCTGAAGttgattaaattcattttttaattcaaaatcatACACACAAGACCCCACAGTGATCAAGTGAAAAAAGCTTgatcaaaatattttcaaatctacaagaaaataacatgtaaataaatattgacCAACGTTGCGCAGTACTTTTGCAGACTTACAGCCTCAAGCCTCGAGTATGACGCAACAAGCTTGGCACACCGATTTCTGGCCAGTTTCTCTGATTCTTCTCTGCAGAACCTCTCCAGTTAACACAGAGCCACAGCCATGTTCAGATCTCACCCGAGACATTCAATAGGGTTCAAGCGAGGGCTCTGGGTGGGACACTCGAGGACATTCACAGAGCTGTCGCCACTCCTTTGTTGTCTTGGCCGTGTGCTTTCGGGTCGTTGAACGATGAACCTTGGCCCCAGTCTGAGGTCCATGGAGGATATCTCTGTATGTCATCAGGAGATTAGGCCATATTGCTGTGGTTGGTTACtgtaaattattgtttttatatgtTTAACAGCATTTGTATGATTGATTTTAGCATGGTCTGTTTTTGTAACCCGGTGTCAAACTGTTCTTGATTTTGTAGTAGGTCCTTTTTCACAATATAATAGCAGTTATTAAATGGCTTTTAGCTTAATAATGGTTACCTCTAAATTATGTTCTGGCTGCTCTCCCGACATGAAATAACCTGTGTTTTATCCCCAAAATAGGTGGCTTGTTGGCaacttttattttctatttaaattttttttaaataatattgatttcatttattGGATTTGAAATCCCCTTCTCACGGTGCTGACATGTACATTACTGCTTTCATCTTTGTGTCAATCTTGACTAGTCTCCAAATTACAGTTTGATGTGGTGTTCGgtcattgatttatttcatcaattgttatttaattatttcatcttATGACGTTGACTGGAACTGCTATAATTTCAGTTTTACTACCCATTACCATAATGCTTAGTACAAACGTGCACTACGAAACTGACTGGATTGTTTTTTGGAGTGAAGGCTGGCTAGAGTGAACATAGATTAAGATGTATTGCTATTTTCTGTATTCATCACTTTTAGGTTCCTCCTGAGCTGCATGGCCTAACCACGTAGAGAATCCCTGACCACTGCTGGTCAGCACGCGCTGTAATGCATGATTACTTAACAATAATATGATGGAAAGATAACAGCGGGTGTCAAATTCCTTTTAGGTTTAGTCCAGATACCGTCCACTTCGATCTAAAGTGGACCAACCCAGTAATTTCAATGATGGTGCGTCGTCATTTTTACGTGgcatgcgctcactcacacaGCGCGACCCCTGGTGGACTGAGGAGGTATAGCAGCTGTTAATCACAGCGGCTGGCCAATGAATCGAATAATTCCTCCTTGGATTTGAAATATGGCGTAAGAAAAGAGAGTAACAAAAGAACCCACAGCCCCACAATGCATGGGTTATGTAGTTGTGTGTACGACACTAAAGCCGAATGAAAGCATTATAGGAGTTATTGTGATTGGAACGTGACTGTACTCGAACTATAGTGGTGACAGTGTTGTTACATCATCAGTTGTTTTAGTGGTGTGTTCAGCGGACGGACTCAGCTGACGTCACAGGGACACATTAGGTGGGTGATTGAGTCAGAACAGTGCAGTCGCTTCTGCACAATTCTACCCTCCATGATCTCTAACCGATGCAGGGCAAAATGCGGCGCTGCTTTGGACGAGTCCCGTGTCCATCGTGGGTCTCGCCGATTGTCTTTTGGTGTGTTTTGGCCGTATCTGTCGCACCTGTAATGTTACACCCGCAGTGTTTGGACTTCAAGCCGCCTTTCCGACCGCTACGGGAGCTCGAGTTCTGCGTGATGTACAAGGAGTTTGGCTGCTGTGATTATCAGAGGGACCAGGAGCTGATGACAAAGTACTACCAGATCATGGGTGGCTTTGATTATTTTGGATATGTTAAATGTGCGGGGTTCGTCCTGGAGCTGCTCTGCCAGGTAGGCATGCATGGACAAAGGTCGTTCGGCTTCGTCCAAAACAAACTACTCCGTAATAACCCATAAGTCAGACCAAACTAAATGTCAATACACTAACGTATTTTTGTCTCGATCATGATATGATATTATTTGGAGaattcacttttctttcttatgTAACAGAGTTTGACATACCGTTTCTGGAATGATAAAAACTAGTCATAAAAACTGCATTCATCTGCAAAGTGACACCAacatattgtattattattatattgtattttaaggGGGACATTGCATTGCCAACTTCCACCGTCATTTACATGGTCAAAGTAGCTTGTATTATGCTCCAAATATTATAAGCTTGTATCCAATTAAATGacaatgtctcttgtgtttgttGACAGTTACCTTATTCTTGATAGTACCAATGTTTACTGTAGCAGGTTATCcattttattgttaatattCTTATCATCTTTCTATATAAAAGTTTCCTGTGCTTCTCGTCCCAAAACATTGTCATCACGCTCAtttataaatgtacatgttGATTCAAATCATGTTATGAACCAAATTCAACAATGAATTCAAAAAGTAGTTTATTGCATACTCTAATCTTAAAAGTACATTATCAACAAAGGTGCAATAACTAGTtgaacacactcacaaataagGTGCTTATTAACAGCAGTCAGTCCCTTTGCATTAACATATCTATTGTAAATCTCAATTTAAACATTACAGCAATCAAATACACTGTAAGACTTTGATGTAAATTTACAGTGAAAGTCCAACAGTTACTTACTGTATTGTGCGATTACAGTATACTGctgcaaaagcaatgcattctgggagtttCAACACTTGCTTCCATTATCCTAATAGCCAAGTGTTTCTTttcacagtaatttactgggTACTGCTAATCTGAGGAAagtaacatgtatttatttttaagcttAAATCATCATGGATGTGCTTAGTAAAATATCTCCTTACGGAAGACTCATAACCAGTCATTCCGCTTTATTGCCTCAACTCCTCACTTTTCTTCCCCATCTGCTCAGCAATGCTCTCCATATGCAGCTCACCTTTTTGACGCTGAGGACCCAAACACCCCAATCAGGACCATCCCTGGCCTCTGTCCTGACTACTGCTCCGAGTTTTGGAGGAAGTGCAGCTCCACCATCCCTTTCCTGTCTAACGACACACTCACAGCAGAAGTCAAAGAAGACCAGACAAGTCTCTGCCAGTATCTGAAACTCGATGATGATGACTACTGCTACCCTCACCTGCTGAGCAACCAGAAGCTCTCTCAGAATCTGGGTACGGTTCAGTCTGACTCTGAGGGCTGTCTGCAGCTGTGCCTGGAAGAAGTTGCAAACGGGCTACGGAACCCTCTTGCAATGGTGCATGCCAATGATGGCACATATCGCTTCTTTGTGGCCGAACAGGTAGGCTTGGTGTGGACATACCTTTCTGAGCGGTCAAAACTGGACAGACCATTTTTGAACATTACCAAGACGGTGTTAACGTCATCATGGGAAGGTGATGAGAGAGGCTTTCTGGGACTTACCTTTCACCCCAGGTTCAAATATAATGGGAAGCTCTATGTGTACTACTCAGTGGAGGTGGGCTTTGATGAGAGGATCCGAATCAGTGAGTTCCATGTGTCCGCCAATGACATGAATGTGGTGGATCATGCCTCCGAGCGGTAGGTATAGACTGATCCAGGTCAGCAAATAGCAATACCAGCTCTTTGTCTTATCTTATTTTTCATGTCCACTTTTCTTACAGGGTTATTCTGGAGATTGATGAACCAGCATCCAACCACAATGGAGGGCAACTTCTGTTTGCAGATGATGGCTACTTGTATATTTTCACAGGCGATGGAGGAATGGCAGGAGATCCCTTTGGGAAATATGGAAATGCCCAGAACAAGTGAGATGTCCATTTTAAAATCTTAGACAAAGAACCTTGGCTACGGTCTGATTCATATTTTAGCCATTATTTAGAAGATTAGTTTCAGTGATAGTGATGGCAAGTTTCTTTGCATCTGAGGTAAAATATGACTTTTCCACATTACTAGGTCAGCTCTGTTGGGTAAAGTTCTTCGCATTGATGTGGATGACAACGAGAGAGGCCCGTTGTACAGAATTCCTCCAAATAACCCCTTCATACACGAGCGGGGGGCACGCCCCGAGATTTATGCTTACGGTATTCGCAATATGTGGAGGTGTTCTGTGGATCGGGGTGATCCAAGGACCAAAGAGGGCAAAGGACGTATCTTCTGTGGCGATGTAGGCCAGAACAAGTTCGAAGAGATTGACATTATTGAGAAAGGTCGAAACTATGGATGGAGAGCCAAGGAGGGATTCTCTTGCTACGACAAGAAGCTGTGTGCCAACAGCTCACTAGGTAGGCATGCTATGGTCATTCAAATGTTTCAGTCAAACTGTGTACGTCTCTTATTGTGATGTAATGAAGGGCCAATACTGTAGTTTTTACATAGCCAATGTGCAAAATACTGGTTAAGGTAATGCCACCAAACCGAGCGCCCCCCAACCTCTCTAAATACATAATATACTAGATCTCATGGATCCAGGTACACACTTTGCAGACACATCTTCCAGTTGCCAACCATGTATCCAAAAAGAGGAGAGGCAATGTTCTGCCCCAATCCAGATTGACTTTTTAGACAGTAGATCACATTTTTATGTTTAGGTTCACAAATATTTGAAAACCTTTTAGAAACAatttttgtgaaaaaataattgtCATATAATTTTATAGTGCCTGAAATGTTGCTATTGGGGTTCCAAGGGGTCTGTAGAGTAAATCAACCGTACCATGCACATTGACAATAACCCATGACAACATCTCAGCCACACTGCCAGTGTGAGTACCGTGGCTCAGGTGCCGCTTGGCTGCATGACGGCTGCCTCTCTTTCAAAGACTCAAGTGCTCATCATAAACATGTTTCTGTATCAAACTAAAAACCTTCTTACAGCTTTCTGTGGAAAGAGTCCTGTGATTTGTCAATACCaggcatttttattattatttaaagattAATACATGCATCTTAACTTTTCCTTTCTGTCTAAATTTGATATATGATTAGTATTAGAATAACATAGTATTCTaattatattcattattattatgaatcaaACAATTGAAAAGACATTGACAGATGCAGCAGTTCAGCTGGATGGATCACAAATCCCTTCAAATGAGTCTCAGCCTTGTTCTCTCTGTACtgtgtaaagaaagaaaatacccCTAAAAGTGATCCCACACTGACTGTATTCAGATGTTAGCAGTGTCATCACTAGACATAATCATTATATTCAAACTATATTTGTTAAAATCTACTTTGAAAACATGAACTTATTTTAATTAAGTCAAGTGTCCATATTGTAAAGAAATCACTAAAGGAGATGAAGTTGAAACATAACAATACCAATAATGACCCTTGGGATTTTTCACAGATGATGTTCTTCCTATTTACGCATACCCTCACCAGATGGGCAAGTCTGTGACTGGTGGCTATGTGTACCGAGGCTGTGAATACCCTAACCTCAATGGCATGTACATATTTGGCGACTTCATGAGCGGGTAAGGTTGAATCTGGTAAATACAGACgattattttcttaaaaatagCCTCAAATTCAGAAGCTTCTGATTTTGctattaaactttttttgagAAATGGTAACAACGTGATTGTAAAAAGTTGCTACATTTAGCTGTATGATCAGCCAAAATGATTATGCTGCTTACACACATACAGTGGTGGTACGGGGTACAGGTGGTAAATGGGTGATCTGAATACTTGCATTTTTGCAATTGTACTTCTACTGTGGTTTTAATGCAGAGTTTTTTAATGAAGAGTCTTTACATCACATTGATATTTTTACTTAATTGAAGTAAACATACGATCTGAATCCTGCTTCCACCACAGGTGATGGTGAAAAGAGTTGGTATGGCTCTGGTTCTGTGTAAAACTCCTGCTGTTGATATCCTTCACAATCAATTTCCTCATATTGGTTCACATACTATGTATCATTCAGTGACTTGGATTGTCTCCACTCTAGTTTAATCATGTTTGTAAATCTGCACTGAAATTATCTACTGCATGTCTGTCCTCCTGGGGGAAGGATCTATTCTCTGTTGCTCATTCTGGGGTTTCCTCTCTTTAAGGGAGAAGTTTTTACACTGATCCtagtgtaaaatatttttaaggCAAATTATCTCTTTAGCTGTTTACAAGTACTTTAAAACCTAAACCAAAGTAGAAGTAGACAATATGTGTTGATAGTGTCACGGGTAAGTTAAGGACCTTGGACCTGTACTCCTCCAGCAGGGGAGGAAGGGGTCCAGAGGTTGGTCTGGGTGCTGGCAGTGAAACTGCGATGAGAGAGGGATCGCTGAGCGTATTAGCCGGCACCCGTCTCTCCTCGAACCGTAGCCTCCCAGTAGCCTTTCCAATCATCATGTTTAATGCATTTTGTGGTGTACAAAATTAAGGGAATTGCCTCGCACTTCCCCaggatttacatttacattgtggctagatgtcatgtgtacaataATTAAATTACTTACATTACTGttaaaattgtgtttaattCATATTGCATGAATCAAACATACTCAAATAAtttaataacacacaaactacaattctattaCTAGatactatggaagtaaatctgtgccattgggggttgaaataaaaaggtgattgaatttctagcactgaatatttatgcattgatattatgtacctgaatgtttttcaacattaaaacaccgcaaaaaaattcaacctaaaaaaaaaaaacgttgaaatattcagccgcaacagaaatggaggttacaatattcaacccaaaaaatttcaaccttgacacaccaacatccgggacactaaggaagagcaatcgattctagattcaagatcagcaGCGTGTGTCAAGCTAAaagagcgagcacccaaaaaaCCTGCGGCTTCGGATtctagccatgtccaataataacggggctttaactcttcatcatgccatcagtgtgaaaaacattcaggtacatcatttcaatgcataaatattcagtgctagaaattcaatcaccttttcatttcaacccccgatggcacagatttacttccatactagATACACATATCATTTCTACTGCTAGACGTACTCTTctgcttaaatccctaacagGGATGCAGGTACAACATGAACCTTAATCACAAAGCAATCCATCATAAAGTTCACTGCACTTCAGAGATTAATTATGGAATTCCTTTTCCAGGCGTTTGATGAGTCTGCgggaggacagaaacacagGCCGATGGAAGTACAATGAGATATGTATGGGGATGGGCTTGACCTGTGCCTTTCCTGGACTCATCAACAACTATCACCAGTACATCATCTCCTTTGCAGAGGATGAAGCAGGTAATGCATGAACACATGCACCCCCTCAAACTTTTCTGAGGTAGCTGTAAATTGACCTCGTGGAgttaatgtaatgtcattttttttttctttcaggcgAGCTGTACTTCATGTCAACTGGAATACCGAGTGCCACCTCACCTTCAGGTGTAATTTATAAAGTGGTGGACCCCTCCAGGTGAGTAATCAGAACTATTTCAGTTCAGGCATGCAGGTTCTGCTGGAGTTGGCAGGGGTTGGCTGGCGATGCAGATGGGTGTTGAATCTTAGAAGGTGGATGGTGCTGAAGAAACTCAAAGTAAAACTTCCCAAATATACTGTCCACAACCAGGGTTTTGACTTAAAATAATTTCCATCCTGGTTTCCCCATGTTTTATAGCAATGGATACATCATAGCACTCACAAGGGTTCCCCTTTATCCTacagaaaagacaaaatagTTGAGttgttacactttttatcatgggtatgccaGTTTTGGAGGGGTACTGGTTCTTTCTGCATTTCTCTCAGCGAATCACCTAAATAGTATCAACCATTCGTCCTGGTTCCTCAGAACTTGAGCTGCAATCTATTAAAATGCGGCATATTTCTTTTTACGTATATCTGATCTACTCTTATGTACAGCAGTATTTCATCCAgttttgttcattattttcaGACGGGCTCCCCCAAGACAATGTCACTATGATTCTCTTCCTGTCAGAGTGAAAAGTAACCTCATCAAGTTTGTTCCCAAGGAAAGTGAGTCCACTACCAACTagttacaaaacaaatgtaatctgtaccattctttattttgtgttcaCATTCGGTCTTGCTTTTTAATCCTTCTCCATCAGCATTAATTGGCGCTGAGCCAGCAAAAGAAGTCAAGCCTGAGCCACAACCCACACAGTCCCTTCACTGGCTCCAAGAGCTCATCGATCCTCTTGGAGGACCAGAACTGACCACCCTGTTACCGACACCAACCACCACCAAATCAACAAGACATTCGAGGCGGAAAGGTAGACGCAAACATGGGAAAAACAGAACGGAGAGTACACCCGAGCTCCAAAATGGAGCGGTGAGGCTGGTTGGGGATCAACAGGGCCGCAGTGACCGTGGACGGGTAGAGATTTATGTTAACAGGAACTGGGGCACCGTGTGTGACGACCTATGGACCACCAAGAATGCTGCAGTTGTATGCCGGCAGCTGGGCTTCAGCTATGCTCTGAAGGCAGCCAAGAACTCAGAGTTCGGGGAGGGGAAGGATCTGCAGATTCTACTGGATGATGTTGAGTGTCATGGTACAGAGTCTAACCTGCTGGACTGCAAACATGCCGGTGTAGGGACACATAACTGTGCTCATTATGAAGACGCTGGTGTAATCTGCGGCAATTCAGACGTTGAAATTGAAGTTGtttaaaatttaaattgtaTACTACAAATCAATTTTGACTAATTATCAGAATTACACTGCCACTTTGCGGAGTAAATTGCGGCGTAAAAGCAGCTCCAATAtattaaatgtgcttttttgttgttaGTTTATCACAATTGAAAAAATCAAGGCAGCATCTTTGAACCAGGAGCATGGCACTTGTTGTTGTCATAGGAACCACTGGTGAATGCAAACGATTGAGTCATTTATCAGAGAGCCTAGCTGGGACATATCCAACTCTCACAATGTaattatatatactatataataatatatagtgGAGTTTCCTTCAATAATTTTTTACTTGCAAGTAGGGTCCCATAGTTCGAAGATAAATGTTCATAT
Protein-coding sequences here:
- the hhipl1 gene encoding HHIP-like protein 1 isoform X2; protein product: MQGKMRRCFGRVPCPSWVSPIVFWCVLAVSVAPVMLHPQCLDFKPPFRPLRELEFCVMYKEFGCCDYQRDQELMTKYYQIMGGFDYFGYVKCAGFVLELLCQQCSPYAAHLFDAEDPNTPIRTIPGLCPDYCSEFWRKCSSTIPFLSNDTLTAEVKEDQTSLCQYLKLDDDDYCYPHLLSNQKLSQNLGTVQSDSEGCLQLCLEEVANGLRNPLAMVHANDGTYRFFVAEQVGLVWTYLSERSKLDRPFLNITKTVLTSSWEGDERGFLGLTFHPRFKYNGKLYVYYSVEVGFDERIRISEFHVSANDMNVVDHASERVILEIDEPASNHNGGQLLFADDGYLYIFTGDGGMAGDPFGKYGNAQNKSALLGKVLRIDVDDNERGPLYRIPPNNPFIHERGARPEIYAYGIRNMWRCSVDRGDPRTKEGKGRIFCGDVGQNKFEEIDIIEKGRNYGWRAKEGFSCYDKKLCANSSLDDVLPIYAYPHQMGKSVTGGYVYRGCEYPNLNGMYIFGDFMSGRLMSLREDRNTGRWKYNEICMGMGLTCAFPGLINNYHQYIISFAEDEAGELYFMSTGIPSATSPSGVIYKVVDPSSINWR
- the hhipl1 gene encoding HHIP-like protein 1 isoform X1, translating into MQGKMRRCFGRVPCPSWVSPIVFWCVLAVSVAPVMLHPQCLDFKPPFRPLRELEFCVMYKEFGCCDYQRDQELMTKYYQIMGGFDYFGYVKCAGFVLELLCQQCSPYAAHLFDAEDPNTPIRTIPGLCPDYCSEFWRKCSSTIPFLSNDTLTAEVKEDQTSLCQYLKLDDDDYCYPHLLSNQKLSQNLGTVQSDSEGCLQLCLEEVANGLRNPLAMVHANDGTYRFFVAEQVGLVWTYLSERSKLDRPFLNITKTVLTSSWEGDERGFLGLTFHPRFKYNGKLYVYYSVEVGFDERIRISEFHVSANDMNVVDHASERVILEIDEPASNHNGGQLLFADDGYLYIFTGDGGMAGDPFGKYGNAQNKSALLGKVLRIDVDDNERGPLYRIPPNNPFIHERGARPEIYAYGIRNMWRCSVDRGDPRTKEGKGRIFCGDVGQNKFEEIDIIEKGRNYGWRAKEGFSCYDKKLCANSSLDDVLPIYAYPHQMGKSVTGGYVYRGCEYPNLNGMYIFGDFMSGRLMSLREDRNTGRWKYNEICMGMGLTCAFPGLINNYHQYIISFAEDEAGELYFMSTGIPSATSPSGVIYKVVDPSRRAPPRQCHYDSLPVRVKSNLIKFVPKETLIGAEPAKEVKPEPQPTQSLHWLQELIDPLGGPELTTLLPTPTTTKSTRHSRRKGRRKHGKNRTESTPELQNGAVRLVGDQQGRSDRGRVEIYVNRNWGTVCDDLWTTKNAAVVCRQLGFSYALKAAKNSEFGEGKDLQILLDDVECHGTESNLLDCKHAGVGTHNCAHYEDAGVICGNSDVEIEVV